One Etheostoma cragini isolate CJK2018 chromosome 6, CSU_Ecrag_1.0, whole genome shotgun sequence DNA window includes the following coding sequences:
- the vegfaa gene encoding vascular endothelial growth factor A-A isoform X1 encodes MNFVVSLVHILLAALLHLSTIKTASINKGVEKSKNEVILFTEVITKSMCQPREMLVDIFHEYPEDTEHTYIPSCVVLNRCGGCCNDEAMECVPTETRNVTLQVMRFRQMVTQHTIYLSFTEHQKCDCRLKPDVQVKKEYHCAPCSERRKRLFVQDPLTCKCSCKFTQLDCKSRQLELNERTCRCDKPRR; translated from the exons ATGAACTTTGTTGTCAGTTTGGTACACATCCTTTTGGCAGCGCTTCTTCACCTATCCACTATAAAG ACTGCCAGCATTAACAAGGGAGTGGAGAAGAGTAAAAATGAGG tTATCCTTTTCACAGAAGTCATCACAAAGAGTATGTGTCAGCCCAGGGAGATGCTGGTGGACATCTTCCATGAGTATCCCGAAGACACAGAACATACCTACATCCCTTCCTGCGTGGTCCTCAACCGCTGTGGAGGATGCTGCAATGACGAAGCCATGGAGTGTGTACCCACGGAAACCCGCAACGTCACATTGCAG GTAATGCGGTTTAGACAAATGGTAACGCAACATACGATTTACTTAAGTTTCACAGAGCATCAAAAGTGTGATTGCAG actAAAGCCAGATGTTCAAGTAAAGAAAGAATA CCACTGTGCGCCTTGCTCAGAGAGAAGAAAGCGCTTGTTTGTGCAGGACCCTCTCACCTGTAAATGTTCCTGCAAATTCACACAATTAGACTGCAAGTCCAGGCAACTTGAGTTAAACGAAAGAACTTGCAG
- the vegfaa gene encoding vascular endothelial growth factor A-A isoform X3, with the protein MNFVVSLVHILLAALLHLSTIKTASINKGVEKSKNEVILFTEVITKSMCQPREMLVDIFHEYPEDTEHTYIPSCVVLNRCGGCCNDEAMECVPTETRNVTLQVMRFRQMVTQHTIYLSFTEHQKCDCRLKPDVQVKKE; encoded by the exons ATGAACTTTGTTGTCAGTTTGGTACACATCCTTTTGGCAGCGCTTCTTCACCTATCCACTATAAAG ACTGCCAGCATTAACAAGGGAGTGGAGAAGAGTAAAAATGAGG tTATCCTTTTCACAGAAGTCATCACAAAGAGTATGTGTCAGCCCAGGGAGATGCTGGTGGACATCTTCCATGAGTATCCCGAAGACACAGAACATACCTACATCCCTTCCTGCGTGGTCCTCAACCGCTGTGGAGGATGCTGCAATGACGAAGCCATGGAGTGTGTACCCACGGAAACCCGCAACGTCACATTGCAG GTAATGCGGTTTAGACAAATGGTAACGCAACATACGATTTACTTAAGTTTCACAGAGCATCAAAAGTGTGATTGCAG actAAAGCCAGATGTTCAAGTAAAGAAAGAATAG
- the vegfaa gene encoding vascular endothelial growth factor A-A isoform X2, translating into MNFVVSLVHILLAALLHLSTIKTASINKGVEKSKNEVILFTEVITKSMCQPREMLVDIFHEYPEDTEHTYIPSCVVLNRCGGCCNDEAMECVPTETRNVTLQVMRFRQMVTQHTIYLSFTEHQKCDCRLKPDVQVKKE; encoded by the exons ATGAACTTTGTTGTCAGTTTGGTACACATCCTTTTGGCAGCGCTTCTTCACCTATCCACTATAAAG ACTGCCAGCATTAACAAGGGAGTGGAGAAGAGTAAAAATGAGG tTATCCTTTTCACAGAAGTCATCACAAAGAGTATGTGTCAGCCCAGGGAGATGCTGGTGGACATCTTCCATGAGTATCCCGAAGACACAGAACATACCTACATCCCTTCCTGCGTGGTCCTCAACCGCTGTGGAGGATGCTGCAATGACGAAGCCATGGAGTGTGTACCCACGGAAACCCGCAACGTCACATTGCAG GTAATGCGGTTTAGACAAATGGTAACGCAACATACGATTTACTTAAGTTTCACAGAGCATCAAAAGTGTGATTGCAG actAAAGCCAGATGTTCAAGTAAAGAAAGAATA